The window TTTACGGTTATCGGCGAACTGTGATGTAAACTTCTTATCAGGTGCTGTTTCAAAAATATCGGTAAATAAGAAATCTCTTGATGAATCGATGTTTAAGGAATGAATTCGATTGATGTTGTCAGCACGTTTAAAATAATCAAGTACAAGCGGTCTGAAAGTTGCCAAGCCGACACCTGATGACAACAGGTAAATATTTTTCCCTTCTCTTTTCAGCGGTACATTTGAATGTGTTTTAAATATTGCAACTTCATTACCAACTTCAAGATTTTTTAAAATCGTTTTGAACTCAGAGCATTGTTCTTTGATGCGTGTTGTAATTCCAATCGCATCTTCATGCGGTAAAGTGGAGATTGACATATGGCGAATCAGGCTGCGATTTGGTTTATCTCCGGCATTAAAACCCTCCAGTGCGAAGTGGGTGTGGGAGCCTTCTTCCCATGTAAAGTCTCGTGGACAGTCGAGTAGATACGTTCTAACCTCAGGCGTTTCTTCAATAATCTTATTTATTTTAGTCCAATATACTTGCATTATTTATCCTCCTCAATTATATTTCTCTTTGCTATCTAATATACAACAATTGAAAACGTTTCTCAATTAAATAAATCGATTGAACTGATACTAACAATTATGAAGCTCAAGAGAACGTATCTCATAAACAAATTGAATGTTCTTCTAAATCACTTCAAACTGAATAGCTGTTATGATCTGTGTAAGCTGAGGTAAATAATCTAATTTTCAATTCGGTTTCTTTATGTCACTCAATTTTTGAGATGCTTCACTTTTTTTAAATTTATGACTAATAAACTGCTATTGGCCCATATGGACCCTGGAGAATTTCTATTTTCGTTTCAAAAATATTTGTCAAAACTTCTGGGTCCATAATTTCTTCCACTGTTCCAAAAGCCGCAATTTGTCCATCTTTCATAGCACAAATTCTATCGGAATATTTTGCTGCGAAATTTATATCATGCATCACGGTCAAAATAGTTCTTCCAAATTCATTTGCAGCCTGTCTTAAATGCTCCATCATTTGAACAGAACGAGCAATATCAAGATTGTTCAGAGGCTCGTCCAAAAGTACATACTCAGTCTCTTGGCACAAAACCATTGCAACATATGCCCTTTGCCTTTGACCACCTGAAAGCTCATCTAAGTATCTATTTTCTAAATCAGTCAAATCTAAAAAATCAATATACTTAGAAATAATGGTCTCATCCTCTTTCGTTAATCTACCATTTGAATAAGGAAAACGCCCAAATCCAACTAGCTGCCTAACAGAGAGCCTCGTTACAAAATGATTTTCTTGTCGCAAAATAGTAATAATTTTCGCCAAGTCTTTTGATTTAGATTCAGACACATCCATATTCGCCACCATAATTTGTCCTTCATCCAAATCCAAAAGTCTGCCAATCATCATAAGTGTCGTAGATTTCCCAGCACCATTTGGTCCAATTAATGAAGTAAAACCCGCTTTTGGTATTTCTATATTCAATGGTCCTATTTTGACGTTATCAGTATATATCTTTCTAGCATTATTAATCTTTATCATAGAGACCTCTTCCTTAATATTACAATTAAAAATAGTATTCCACCAAACAGTTCAATAATAACTGACACTACAGCTTGAGAATCGAATACATGATACATTAAAAAATATGCACTCGTAAGTATAAAGAATCCTATAGCAAGAGCCATTGGAAAGATATATCTGTGATCATAAGTTGGAGCCGCTTGATAACTCAAAGTTGCAACTAAAAATCCATAGAAAGTAAGTGGTCCAATCAAAGACGTTGAAATTGCCATCAAAATAGCAACTAATATAAGGGTATAAATTATACTGGATTGATATTTAACGCCAAAAGTAGTAGACACATCTTTTCCAAGTGACAATACATTTAATTTCTTAGAATAAGCAAAAATTAATATTGCTACAATTATTACCATTGGAATAACGATTGGAAAGTATTCCGCATCTGCATTATTGACAGATCCAAATAATCTTGCCTGTAAAAGATCAAACTCTGACGGCGCAAGAAGCCTTCTCATAAACGTTGACACAGAATTTAGCCCAGTCCCAATAATAATTCCAACTAAAAGCATCAGTTGTAAATTCCCATACTTTCCTGAAAGTAACCACCCATAAAGGATCAAACTCATCATGACCATCGCAATAACTTGAAATAGAAATGATCCAATACCACTAAAGCCAACCAATGCA is drawn from Solibacillus sp. R5-41 and contains these coding sequences:
- a CDS encoding iron chelate uptake ABC transporter family permease subunit — translated: MNALEYRNKENVQIETSLHNEKRSARAFRSKKEEKRYWILLITLLALGGLSSYGLLVYNNPVPVDSPSFIPVVMRRIVALVAMIIAAICHSLSTVAFQSITNNRIITPSLLGFESLYSTIHTSTMFFFGASALVGFSGIGSFLFQVIAMVMMSLILYGWLLSGKYGNLQLMLLVGIIIGTGLNSVSTFMRRLLAPSEFDLLQARLFGSVNNADAEYFPIVIPMVIIVAILIFAYSKKLNVLSLGKDVSTTFGVKYQSSIIYTLILVAILMAISTSLIGPLTFYGFLVATLSYQAAPTYDHRYIFPMALAIGFFILTSAYFLMYHVFDSQAVVSVIIELFGGILFLIVILRKRSL
- a CDS encoding ABC transporter ATP-binding protein, producing the protein MIKINNARKIYTDNVKIGPLNIEIPKAGFTSLIGPNGAGKSTTLMMIGRLLDLDEGQIMVANMDVSESKSKDLAKIITILRQENHFVTRLSVRQLVGFGRFPYSNGRLTKEDETIISKYIDFLDLTDLENRYLDELSGGQRQRAYVAMVLCQETEYVLLDEPLNNLDIARSVQMMEHLRQAANEFGRTILTVMHDINFAAKYSDRICAMKDGQIAAFGTVEEIMDPEVLTNIFETKIEILQGPYGPIAVY
- a CDS encoding dihydropteridine reductase; translated protein: MQVYWTKINKIIEETPEVRTYLLDCPRDFTWEEGSHTHFALEGFNAGDKPNRSLIRHMSISTLPHEDAIGITTRIKEQCSEFKTILKNLEVGNEVAIFKTHSNVPLKREGKNIYLLSSGVGLATFRPLVLDYFKRADNINRIHSLNIDSSRDFLFTDIFETAPDKKFTSQFADNRKDYYEEVKNLAGDKDGLFYVVGSDEFLVQNIEVLREQGIKAEQIMLDKHEQQLTEFFSFELSN